Proteins encoded by one window of Superficieibacter sp. HKU1:
- the recB gene encoding exodeoxyribonuclease V subunit beta, protein MTDTAETLDPLRLPLIGERLIEASAGTGKTFTIAALYLRLLLGLGGESAFPRPVNVEELLVVTFTEAATEELRGRIRSNIHELRIACLRETTDNPLYASLLAEIADKQQAADVLLLAERQMDEAAVFTIHGFCQRMLSLNAFESGMLFEQQLIEDESLLRYQACADFWRRHCYPLTRDIAQVIHASWKGPRELLASIDRYLQGEAPKIKTPPGPEETLLVRHQQILERIAAIKTQWRETVAELEGILENSGIDRRKFNRGNQGKWIDKITAWAEEETVTYQLPDALEKFTQSFLRERTKPDGVVPEHPLFEAIETVLGGTLTLDDLVIAQAMVEIRETVAREKRRRGELGFDDMIGRLATALYSESGEALATAIRQRFPVAMIDEFQDTDPQQYRIFRRIWRQQPDTALLLIGDPKQAIYAFRGADIFTYMKARGDVSAHYTLGTNWRSAPGMVGSVNRLFSLTENPFMFRDIPFKPVNAAAKNQGLRFELNGETQPAMNLWLMPGEGVGAGDYQTTMAQLCAAQIRDWLSAGQQSRALLWRGESSRPVRASDITVLVRSRQEAALIRDALNVLAIPSVYLSNRDSVFETPEAQELLWLLQAVLAPERENALRSALATAMLGLNAQDIERLNLDEHAWDAVVEEFTAYRQQWQLRGVMPMLRTLMSQRNIAENLLATPGGERRLTDILHISELLQEAGTQLESEYALVRWLAQHIAEPDTNASSQQMRLESDKHLVQIVTIHKSKGLEYPLVWLPFIARYRKQEQAFYHDRTSFEAVLDLNHSDESLELAEAERLAEDLRLLYVALTRAIWHCSLGIAPLTSRRSDKPGETDLHHSALGRLIQKGEARDAAGLSACLHELCNEDIALRSPDAPDNSRWQAPQPPQDALAARLVRRRMADEWRVTSYSGLQQRGHSVAQDLMPRLDIDAAGPGDIIDEPALTPHQFPRGASPGTFLHSLFEDLDFTRPVESEWVREKLQLAGFDEQWEPVLTAWIATILAAPLTPEGISLSQLTAKEKQVELEFYLPINQMLDAPTLDAQMRRFDPLSAGCPPLDFRQVRGMLKGFIDLVFRHNGRYYLLDYKSNWLGESSEAYTQAAMAQAMQAHRYDLQYQLYSLALHRFLRHRLADYDYERHFGGVIYLFLRGIDGQDPQQGIFTTRPDLHLINALDDLFAGEKEEMA, encoded by the coding sequence ATGACCGACACCGCTGAGACCCTTGATCCACTGCGCCTGCCGCTTATCGGCGAGCGCCTGATTGAAGCCTCAGCGGGTACCGGTAAAACTTTCACTATCGCCGCTCTGTACCTGCGACTCCTGCTGGGGCTGGGCGGCGAATCCGCTTTTCCCCGGCCAGTTAACGTCGAAGAACTGCTGGTGGTTACCTTCACCGAAGCCGCCACCGAAGAACTTCGCGGACGTATTCGCAGCAATATTCACGAATTGCGCATCGCCTGCCTGCGTGAAACCACCGATAACCCGCTTTACGCCAGCCTGCTGGCAGAAATTGCCGATAAGCAGCAGGCGGCTGACGTCCTGTTACTGGCAGAACGGCAGATGGACGAGGCGGCGGTATTTACCATTCACGGCTTTTGCCAGCGGATGCTCAGCCTCAACGCTTTTGAATCCGGGATGCTTTTCGAACAGCAACTGATCGAAGATGAATCGTTGCTGCGCTACCAGGCCTGTGCCGATTTCTGGCGGCGCCATTGCTACCCGCTGACGCGCGATATTGCCCAGGTGATCCACGCCTCATGGAAAGGCCCGCGCGAACTGCTGGCATCCATCGATCGTTACCTTCAGGGCGAAGCGCCGAAAATTAAAACCCCGCCAGGCCCGGAGGAAACGCTCCTCGTTCGCCATCAGCAGATCCTTGAGCGGATCGCGGCGATTAAAACGCAGTGGCGCGAAACGGTGGCAGAGCTGGAAGGCATTCTGGAAAACTCCGGCATCGACAGGCGCAAATTCAACCGTGGCAACCAGGGGAAATGGATCGATAAGATCACCGCCTGGGCGGAGGAAGAGACCGTTACCTATCAGTTGCCGGACGCGCTGGAAAAATTCACCCAGTCGTTTTTGCGTGAGCGTACCAAACCGGACGGCGTGGTGCCCGAACATCCGCTGTTTGAGGCTATTGAAACAGTACTCGGCGGCACGCTAACGCTTGACGATCTGGTGATTGCCCAGGCGATGGTGGAGATCCGCGAGACGGTGGCGCGGGAAAAACGCCGCCGGGGCGAGCTGGGTTTTGACGACATGATCGGACGGCTGGCGACAGCGCTGTACAGCGAAAGCGGCGAGGCGCTGGCCACTGCGATCCGCCAGCGTTTTCCGGTCGCCATGATCGACGAATTCCAGGACACCGATCCGCAGCAGTACCGTATTTTTCGCCGCATCTGGCGACAGCAGCCTGACACGGCCCTGTTGCTGATTGGCGATCCGAAACAGGCGATTTACGCGTTCCGTGGCGCGGATATTTTCACCTACATGAAAGCCAGAGGCGACGTCAGCGCCCACTATACGCTCGGCACCAACTGGCGGTCCGCGCCGGGAATGGTCGGAAGCGTTAACCGGCTTTTCAGCCTGACCGAAAATCCGTTTATGTTCCGCGATATCCCGTTTAAGCCGGTGAACGCCGCCGCGAAAAATCAGGGCCTGCGTTTTGAACTGAACGGTGAAACACAGCCCGCGATGAACCTCTGGCTGATGCCGGGCGAAGGCGTTGGCGCGGGGGATTATCAGACTACCATGGCGCAACTCTGTGCGGCGCAAATCCGCGACTGGCTGAGTGCGGGCCAGCAATCGCGTGCGCTGTTGTGGCGTGGCGAGAGCTCGCGTCCGGTGCGCGCCTCGGACATTACCGTGCTGGTGCGCAGCCGCCAGGAAGCAGCGCTGATCCGCGATGCGCTTAACGTGCTGGCGATCCCTTCGGTCTATCTCTCCAACCGCGACAGCGTATTTGAAACTCCGGAGGCGCAGGAGCTGCTGTGGCTGCTCCAGGCGGTGCTGGCGCCCGAGCGGGAAAATGCCCTGCGCAGCGCGCTGGCGACCGCTATGCTGGGGCTGAACGCGCAGGATATCGAGCGGCTGAATCTGGATGAACACGCCTGGGATGCGGTCGTCGAAGAATTTACCGCCTACCGCCAGCAATGGCAATTGCGCGGCGTGATGCCGATGCTGCGCACATTGATGTCTCAGCGCAATATTGCGGAAAACCTGCTGGCAACCCCCGGCGGCGAGCGGCGCCTGACCGACATCCTGCACATCAGTGAACTGTTGCAGGAGGCGGGGACGCAGCTCGAAAGCGAATATGCCCTGGTGCGCTGGCTGGCACAGCATATTGCCGAGCCAGACACCAATGCCTCCAGCCAGCAGATGCGTCTGGAAAGCGATAAGCATCTGGTGCAGATCGTGACAATCCATAAGTCAAAAGGGCTGGAGTATCCGCTGGTGTGGCTGCCGTTTATCGCGCGCTATCGCAAGCAGGAACAGGCTTTTTATCACGATCGCACCTCATTTGAGGCGGTGCTCGATCTTAATCACAGCGATGAGAGTCTGGAGCTGGCGGAGGCTGAACGTCTGGCGGAGGATCTGCGCCTGCTGTATGTGGCGCTCACCCGCGCAATCTGGCATTGCAGCCTGGGTATTGCGCCGTTAACCAGTCGGCGGAGTGATAAACCCGGTGAAACCGATCTTCATCACAGCGCGCTGGGCCGTCTGATCCAGAAAGGTGAGGCCAGGGATGCGGCCGGGCTGAGTGCCTGCCTGCATGAGCTTTGCAATGAGGATATTGCGCTTCGTTCGCCCGATGCGCCGGATAACAGCCGCTGGCAGGCTCCGCAACCCCCGCAGGATGCGCTTGCCGCACGTCTTGTTCGCCGCAGAATGGCGGACGAGTGGCGCGTGACCAGCTACTCCGGCCTGCAACAGCGCGGGCACAGCGTGGCGCAGGATCTTATGCCGCGTCTGGATATTGACGCGGCGGGGCCGGGCGACATTATTGACGAACCGGCGCTGACGCCGCACCAGTTTCCACGCGGCGCATCGCCGGGCACCTTTCTGCACAGCCTGTTTGAGGATCTCGATTTTACCCGTCCCGTAGAGAGTGAATGGGTGCGGGAAAAACTCCAGCTGGCGGGGTTTGATGAGCAGTGGGAGCCGGTGCTGACGGCGTGGATTGCGACCATTCTCGCTGCGCCGTTAACGCCAGAGGGCATTTCACTCAGCCAGCTCACGGCAAAAGAGAAACAGGTGGAGCTGGAGTTTTATCTGCCCATCAATCAAATGCTCGACGCGCCGACGCTGGATGCGCAGATGCGGCGTTTTGATCCGCTCTCCGCAGGCTGTCCACCGCTGGATTTCCGCCAGGTGCGCGGTATGCTCAAAGGATTTATCGATTTAGTGTTTCGCCACAACGGGCGTTACTACCTGCTGGATTACAAATCCAACTGGCTTGGCGAAAGCAGTGAAGCTTATACGCAGGCGGCGATGGCGCAGGCGATGCAGGCGCATCGCTACGATCTGCAATATCAGCTTTATAGCCTGGCGCTGCACCGCTTCCTGCGTCACCGCCTGGCTGATTATGATTATGAACGCCATTTTGGCGGCGTGATTTATCTCTTTTTACGCGGTATTGATGGTCAGGATCCGCAGCAGGGTATTTTTACCACCCGGCCCGATCTGCATCTTATCAACGCGCTTGATGACCTGTTCGCCGGAGAAAAAGAGGAGATGGCGTAA